The Catenulispora sp. MAP5-51 DNA window ACGTCGACCTCGGCCAGTGGAACAGCGAGCAGGCGGCCATCACCGAAGGCGCCATCCCGGGCCGGGACCAGGCCGCGAGCACATGCCTGAAGGCACTGCAGGACGCCGAGAGCAAGCTGCGCCGGGTGCAGTCGGCGCTGGGCGACCCCAAGTTCGCGAACTTCAACAACACCTACGTGGCCAACGGCGGCGACCTGTCCGAGTTCACCCGGTCCTACGCGCCGGTCAACGTCTTCGGCGACGTTCTGGAGAAGGCCGAAGTCACCGACTTGAACAACATCCTCAACGGCGGCAAGACCGACGCCAGCCCGGACGTGGTGCGCGCGGAGCTGACCGATCTGACCTCCGAGTACCAGAGCGACAGCGCGTTCTGGCACCAGTTCGGGCCCTCGCTGGGCACCGTCGTGGACTGGATCCACAACAACAAGGGCCCCGAGAGCACCGACGCCTCCGACCAGATCCTCATCAACACGCTGGGACAGCACACGGCGGCGGCGGCCTCGAACGGCTCGCTCAGCTCGCTGGACGTCACCGGCCTGGGCACCGCCGGCATGATCGGGCTGGCCAAGCTGCTGGGCACGACCAAGGGCTCGGACTACCAGAACCAGAGCGGTCAGGACTTCCTGGCGTTCACGACCCAGGCGTACATCGACGGCGAGTCGAACGTCGACGCCTGGGACAAGCAGAACTACGACGGCGCCATGAACACGATGCTCGGCGTGACCGGGCAGAACGACGGCGCGGCGCGGACCCTGTTCGCCGGCAGCGACGGCCAGCACCTGGTGACCGAGCTGCTGACCGGCGAGGCGAACGTGACGCGGTCGCAGTACGCCGGCCGCGCGGGCAGCACCACCGTCACCGCCGGCGGCTACGAGGGCGTCGACCCGAACAACATCGCCAAGCTGCTGGACGCGGCCCGGGCCCCGGTCGACGGCAGCGGCGTCCGCGGGGACGACCAGGCCGACACCGACCGGATCAGCGCGGCGAACAACATCATCCAGGCCGCCGCGGCCTTCGACCACTACAACCCGCAGACCAACTCGCTGTCCCAGGTCACGGGATGGAGCCTGCCGCCGGCGGTGACCAACTCGCTGGAGGGCTACGCGAAGTCGTACTCCTTCGACCTGGCGATGTCGACCACCGACCAGAACAACGGCGCCGGCCTCACCACGGTCGACGGGCAGCCCAACGGGCAGCCGATGTTCCTGGTCACCGCGGCGCAGGCGCACGACTTCCTCGACCTGTCGTTGAAGGACCCGCACGCCGCCGGGGACTACCTGGGCTTCGCGAAGGCGCAGTTCCAGAACTCGGTGAAGCTGGACATGATGAGCAACGGCACGGTCGACCACACCACGGGCTACGCCAACCTGGTCGCCACCTCGCAGCAGATCATCGACGAGCAGCACATGTCCGCGGCCCAGGCCCAGGACGCGGCGGCCGCGCAGCGCGCGGCGGTGGTGAACGCACTGCTGGGGGCGGCCGGCAACGCGCCGGGCGAGGGCGCGGTCGTGGGCGTCGGCCAGACCCTGGACGGCCTGGTGACGCCGTTCGTCGACCAGCTGCCGGGCCTGCAGTCCGGCCACGCCGCCGACATGGCGGTCGCCAACCACCAGGCGGACCTGCTGATCGGCGGCCAGGCCGACATCTCGGTGGTGCAGGCGGCCGTCGACAGCGGCAAGCTGACGGTCGGCACCGGGACGGACCAGATCCCGCCGGGGATCCTGGACGGCAGCGGACACGTGCAGGACGACCCGCAGTTCCGCGCCTGGTTCGGCTCCAGCGGCCAGAACCTGATCGTGGCGCCGACCAACGATCCGCACCTGAAGAGCCTGAGCCTGGAGGACTACGTGAACCGGATGAAGGGCGCGATGGCCGGGCACTCCTGAGCCCTCCAGCTCACCCCCTCACTCCAGATGGACCGTCTCGATCCACTGCGGGGGACGGCAGTCGACGAAGTTGTTGTCGCTGTCGAAGTAGGTCAGGGAACGGCTTGAGGCGAACAGGCCCGCGACGACGCGGCACCCCGGCTCCTCCTTGGGCCACGGGGTGCCGCCGTCGGTGAGGACGACGGTCACGTCGGGGCGCGGCGTGCGGGCCATCGCTGCGCGGATGCCCTTGCGCAGGTCGGTGCCACCCCCGCCGATCAGCGTGAGCTCCTCGGCCCGGCACACGTGCTGCGCGGTCGCCACGGCCGCGTCACAGGTGTAGACGGCGACGTTGCGGCCGGTGACGCCGACGGCCCGGGTGATCGCGGCCACCTCGGTCAGGGCACTGCCGAGGTTCACGTCGGACACCGAGCGGGAGGTGTCGATGACCACGGCCACCTGCGGCAGCGGCCGGCGCAGACTCGGCAGCACCAGCCGCCCGCCCAGGCTCGCGGTCCGGCGTCCGGGGCGGCGGTAGGTATAGTCGCCGGCGCCGGCCGCCGCGCCGAGCGAGGCGCGGAAGGCTGCGCCCAACAGGGTGCGCCAGTCCTGCGGGGCCCTGTCGTAGCGCTCTGCCCAGCGCTGCCAGCCGGCCGGGGCCGTCCCGCGGCCGGCGGCGATGGCGTCGCGGACGCTGATGCGGATGGCGGCGGCCTCGTAGTCGCCGAGGGGGTGGGCGCCGGCGGCGTCATCCTCCCAGAAGGCCGGTCCGTCGTGCGCGCCGGAGCCGCAGTCGGTCCAGTGGTCGGCGACCATCGAGGGCGTGACGTCGTGCACGTACTCCTCGAAGAGGTCCCGTTCCGGGACGCGGAGGCTCTCGGGGGTCAGGGCGCCGTCGGGCAGGCGCGGCCCGCTGTCCTCGGCGCCCGGCGGACCGGTCAGGCTCTTGAGGAGGTCGTCGTTGATCTCCAGATCCATCGCGATGTTCAGCCGGACCTGCTCGCGCCGGGGGTTGGCGGGATCGAGCGCGGCCGAGCCGGGCCGCCCGGCCGCCTCGTGGCGGGCACTGGCCTCGGTGAGGCGGCGGGCCCGGGTGTGGTGGTCGCGAACCAGGTGGGAGACCTCGTGGAGCCAGACACCGGCGAGGTCGCGGACGCTGTGGGCCACGACGAAGGCGGGGTTGACGTAACAGCGCCAGTGGCGGTCGACGCCCATGGTGGGAACGGCGTAGGTGGGAACGACGGCGATCGCGTGCAGGGCGACGGCGAGGTAGGGGCAGGCGGTGACGGCCAGGCGGCGCGCGGCGAGGAGCTTGGGGGCGTCGAGGGCTTCGGCGGCTTGGGTGCGGTCGGGCTTGTCGGGTTCTTGGTGGGGCTGGTGCGGCTGCGGCTGCGGCTGGATCGGCCGGGACGCCACCGCTACCGGGCGCGCGGCCAGGCGGCTGGGACCGGCCATGACGGCCGGCGTCGGAATCGTCGGTGCCGTCACTCGCCCCACCCCAGGAGTGCGTCGAGCGCGCCGAGACCGTCCAGCTGCGCGGGAAGCTCCCACACCGGATCGCGCAGCGCCGCGAGCTGCATCGCCGGCGCGGCAAGGAGGTCGACGGGGACGGTCGCGCACAGGCGCGCGACGAGGGTCCAGCCGGCTTCCCAGCGTGTGCGGGTGGTGTCGCGGCCGACGGCGTCGACGACGGCCGCGAGGGTGGCATGGACCAGGTCGCCGCGCTCGGGAAGCTCGGCACCGGCCGGATCGGCGAGGACGGCCTCGGGATCGGGCAGGTCCTGGCGCTCCAGGAAGGCGAGGAGCTCCAAGCCCGCGCCGTCGCCGACGGCCCCGCGCACGGCGAGGGCCACCGCCTCGGGCGCGGCGTCGGCCGCATAGCCGAAAGCCAGAAGCCGCATGACCATCTCCCAGGTCCGCGGCGAAGGCCAGGCCCCGGCACGCGCCGCGGCGGTGGCGGGCATGCGGTGGGTGTAGTCGGGACGCACGGTGAGGAACGCACAGACCGCAGTCCGAGCCCGGGCCACAGAGCGCTCCAACTTCGCCGGATCGAGCTGCGGCAACGGCACCTCCGGCCACACCCCGCCAAGACCGCGCACGACGACATCGGGATCATGCAGCCACGCCAGATGGACGAAGCGGTTGGCCAACGGCGGCGCCAACTGCCACCCGTCGGCGGCACTCCCCGCAGGATTCGCGGCCGCGACGATGCGCACCGCGCCGGGCAACTCGAGGCTGCCGACGTGCCGCTCCAACACGACGCGCAGCAACGCGGCCTGCACCGCGGGCGGCGCAGAGGAGATCTCATCGAGGAACAACAGACCGCTCCCGGCACGATGCAGCCGCACGGCCCAGTCCGGAGGCGCCATCGCCACCCCCTGCGAAGCCGGATCAGCGCCGATGATCGGCAACCCCGCGAAGTCGGAGGGATCATGCACACTCGCGATGACAGTCTCCAACGGCAACCCGAGCCCCCGCCCAAGCTGCACAAGCGTCGACGACTTCCCGATCCCCGGCTGCCCCCACAGAAGCACCGGCAGATTCGCCGCGACCGCGAGCGCCAGGGCCTGTACAGCCGGATCGGGCCGGGCCTCGGTGGCCGTGGCCCGGGTGAGGGCGATGAGGTGGTCGGCGGCTTGGAGTTGGGTGAGGGCGGGCGGTTCGGCGGCGGGCTCGGCGGACGGCGCGGCAGCAGGGCTGGTGCTTTCGGCGGGGCTCGCGGCGGCAGGCCCGGCGGGCAGCGCAGCACCGAGGCTGGCGCTATCGGCGAAGCTCGCGGCGGCGGGTTCGGCGGGCGGCGCGGCAGCAAAGTTGGTGCGCTCGGCGAGGCTTGCAGCGGCAGCGGCGAGCTCTATCTCGGCGGTCTGAATCTCAGCAGTCAGTGTCATGGTCACCTGTGTGTTCGGGCCGCGACCCCCTTCCGGGCAGGCCGGCGGTCGGGGTCGGAGGGGCGGGGTCGGGTGGCGTCGGCGAGGATCATGCGGTGGCGGATCGTGGTGGCGGCGAAGGTGTTCAGGGCCTCGGTGACCGTGCCGCCATCCGGGAGCCTCACGCGGCTCAGCGCCGCGCGGGTTCCGGCGTGGGTTTGGAGGAGGTCGCGCACGTCTGCGGTGCGGCCGTGGGCGAGGAGGGCTTCGGCCAGCTCGATGACGTGCCGTCCCGAGACCAGGTAGTTCAGGGCCTGCTGACACGGGTTCGTCGGGCCGCCGAGGCGGGACAGGAGGGCTTCGCGACCTGCGTTGGCCGCGTGGTCGAGGATGTGCCAGGCGTTGTCGCGGAAGGCGATGCGGTGGCGGTCCGTCCCGCAGTCGATCCACAGCGCCGGGCCGCCATCCAGCTCACAGGGGCCTGCGATGAAGGGGACTTCGCGGTAGAGCCATTCGTCGGTGCCGGGAGCGGCGGGCTGCCGATCGGCGAGCAGCGCCGGAGCGATCAGCGGGTGCAGCTCGTGCGCGCCGAGGTACCCGAAGCGGAGCAGGTCGGCGTCGAGGACCCGTGTCCACACAGCGTTCGGCACGATCGGCAGCCCGAGCGACTCCGACTCCCGCTCCGGCTCCCGCTGCAACTCCCGCTCGGGCTCCCGCAGCAACTCCCGCTCTGAATCCCGATCCCCGGCCACCCGCACGACCACCGCGCCCGAGTTCAACCCACTGAGCACCAACGCCCCGACACCCGACCGCACCACGGCCGCATCCGCACCGGGCAGCGCCAGCCGCACCCGGTCGGCAAGCCCCGGGATCCGGATCGGGAGCGCGGCCAGCCACCGTACTCGGCGCGGCGACTCGGGAAGCAGCACCTCGAAACCCGCCGCGTGCCAAGCCTCCGCGACGCAGCCGGCGTCCTGCAACGAGGTGATCTCCCGCTCCGCAGGCGTGGCGTCGCACAGCCCGGCCAACTTCGGCGCGGCATCGGCGCTCCACAACATGCGATGCCCCACCAAGCCGAACCGCTCCGGATACTTCAGCCGCACTGCCGCCAGCACCGAACGCGTCACCCCGTCATCACGCCCGCCGAGCAGCACCAGCACGACACGCTGCCCGGCATCCAGCGCGAACTGCGGCGTCGCAGCCGCCAGCGTCAGCCGCCGGACCCCGTCCGTGAGATCCGCCAGCGGCACCAACAGCCCCGCGAGCAGATCACCCGAACCGTGCCCGCGCCGCGGCAGGTGCCAGCGCAACAGATCCGGCGACAGCTCCCGCAGGACGCCCAGCAACTGATCGGCGATCGCGGAACCGTAGTACCGCCGCACCGAATCAAGCCTCAGGGACACATCGACATCGGCGGCGGCACACGCGCCCCGCCAATCGCCGACCGCACGCCGCTGCGCGACCGCCGCGATCATCGTCGGCGGGACCCCATACCGACGCGCCGCCACAGCAGCGCGTGCACGGGTCTCAGTCAGAGTCGCCGAAGAACCCGGTGCGTCATCGGCACCGGAACCATGGGGGCCGTCAAGCGCTCCATCAGAGCGCGATCCCCCGCAATCAGCCGTCCGCACCGGCTCCGTTCCCGTCATGGGGAAACGGTGGTGTCGGCGGCCTCCAATCTCTGCATCAGCATTCTTCGTTGGTGGTCATCGGGGACGATGGACAACCGGCATCATGCACCGCGCCCCGGTTCAAGCGCAACCGCGATCGAGAACACGAACAGAAACCAGAACCGGCCGCCCAGCCCCGAAGGGCGAGACGGCCGGTCCGTTCACTGCCGCGCGGGTCCTGTCACCAGGTCGGGCGTGGCTTCACTTGCTGCTTCACTTACTCAGTGGCCGAAGCCGAACGACCGCAGGAACAAGGCGTTCGGGGAACCGACGCCGGTGGCCTCGTCGTAGCCGCGGGCGGCCGGCAGGCCCTCGTCCAGGCCGTACTGGATCAGGCGGTACTGGCCGGCAGCGGGGCTGCTGGCCGGGTACTGGAACACCACCGAGTGCGTCGGCGAGCCCGCGATCTGCGCCGGGTTCTGGACCACGTCGGAGGTCAGGAACGAGCGGGCGTAGATCGCCGGGTTGGCGAAACCGACCGGGATGCCCCACTGAGCCTGCTGCGCGTCGGCCAGGATGCCGGCCCACGAGGGCGCGGACACCGAGGTGCCGCCGTAGCCGGACTCGCCGTAGACGCCGTTGGTCGACATGCCGACCAGGGTGCTGCTGAAGTACAGGTCGCCGTTCAGCGCGATGTCCGGCGTGGTGCGCATCGGGTGCGCGGCCTTGGCGCCGCTCATCAGCGTGGTGGACAGCTTGTTCGGGACCGTCCAGCTCTGGTACCAGGGCTGCGCCTCGGTCTCGCTGACACCGCCGCCGCCGCCGAAGGTCTCACCGGCCGGGGTCCACGAGGTGGAGCCCGGGGCGGTGCGCCCGCTGCGGGTGTCGCCCATCGGCGTCTGGAAGGCGATGTTGCCCTGCTTGTTCAGCGCCAGAGCGGTACCGCCGACCGAGGTCACCCAGGGGGAGGACGTCGGCCACTCGACCTGCGCGCGGGCGGAGGTCGGGTCGCAGTTCAGACCCTTGGAGATGGAGTAGGCGTCGTCGTTCATGCAGTCGCCGGAAGAGAAGTCGAAGGCGATGCCCTCGGCCGCGCCGTCCATGAAGATCTGGTTGTACGACGCCTCCAGGGCCGGGTCGATGTTCCCGCCGGTGGAGTACTGGATCTCGCCCCAGCTGTTCGACACGACGTCGGCCAGGTGCTTGTCGACGATGTTCGCCTCGGCGGCCAGCAGGTCGCTGTCGAAGCAGGAGTTCGCCGCGACCGTGATGATCTTGGCGTCCGGGGCCAGCCCGTGCGCCATGTCGACGTCCAGCGACTCCTCGCCGAAGTCGCCGTAGCCGCACAGCTGCTGGTTCGTGTACTGCGACGGGTCGTTGACCTCGGAGTACTGGCCCGGCGCGAACGGCTTGTCGCCGTGGTTGACCGAGTACTGGTTGGCGTCGGCCTCCATGGTCGGCGAGCCGTACCAGTTCACGATCGCGATCGTGGCGCCCTTGCCGGTCAGGCCGGTGTTGCTGACACCGTAGGCCTGGCGGAGCTCGGACGGGACCACCGAGCACTGCGCCAGCGTGGCGGGCGTGGTGTAGCCGGCCGGCACAGCCGGAGCCGAGGACGGCGCCTTCTTCTGGCCGTAGTAGTCCGAGCAGGACGGGTCGTTGTTGGCGACCGGGCCCTTCTTCGTCGTGGTCTGCGGGTCCGTCGAGTGGTTGGTGACCGCGTGCACAGTGTCCTGCGACAGGCCGGTCACGCCGCTGATGACCCCGGCCAGCGCGTCGGGGATCTTCGCGTCGCTCTGCGGCGCGCGCAGCGTGCCCTGGGGCGTCTTGAAGTTGTGCAGCTGCGTGCCGAACGCCTTCTGCGCGTCGGCCACCGAGCCGGTGACGTCGATCCAGTGGCTGTTCGTGCCGGTGACCTTCAGGCCCGACGTGTTCAGCCACGCGGTGACCGCGTCGATCTGCTTCTGCGAGGCGCCGAAGCGGCTCTGGACCTGCGCGGCGCTCAGGTACTGGTGGTACTGGGGGCTGGACGGGTCGCTCACGGCGCGGGCGAAAGCCGCCAGCCCAGCCGAGTCCTGACCCGAGAGGAACACCCGCACGCTCAGCTGCGCGGCGGTGGCGGTCTGGCCGAGGTCGGCCGAAGCGGTCGCGTAGGCCGGGGTGCTGCCTGCGAGCGTCGCCGAGCCGGAGTCGGCGTTCGACGGCGCGGCCATCGCCACGCCGGCGGTCACGAACGCCGCGACGGCCGTCATGGTCGTGGCCGTGGCTATTCGTCGGCGGTGCCGTGGTACGGCATTGGTCATGGTGCTTGTTCCCTTCCCGAAAAGAGGGACGAATGTTCCCAATGCCCGATTGACGCTTTGTGGGCACAGGGATAAAAGCCCGCGTCGGTCATTTCTATAGATGGCCGCCAGAGAAACACAAGGGTAAGAAGCACACGAGTTTGATGGCCGCCGCCGAGTTGATCAGGATTTTACGAAACCATCACGGTCCGTCGCCGCGCACACACCCCGGGAACTCGGCGAAACACCACGAACCGGTGACAATCCTTTGCAGTGGCGGGAAACCCCTAGGCCGGAAGCGGCCATCACGGCCGACCCGGCCGGCCGTCCCGCAGGGGTCGCCGACCGACGCACCGTGACGGCATTTTTCCGGTTGCGCGGTAGCCGCCGACGGGCAAGGATCCGCGAATGCTCCGGCCTTATCCGAAGATGGCGTCGAAGGGGAAGGGCGACACGCCCGCCGCCCGCGAGTGGGTCGCGACCGAGAAGGTGCACGGGGCACACTTCGCGCTCGTCTGCGACCGGACCGGGGTCCTGCCGGCCAAGCGGCGGGAGGTGCTGGACGAGGACGGCCTCGACGGGTTCTTCGGCGTGAGCCGGATCTGGCCGGCGTTGTCGGTGGCCGCGGCGCGGTGCGCGGCGGTACTGCGCGAGGCGGCGCTGCGCGATGCGGCGGACGGCGAGGGCCGCGAGGGTCGCGAGGGTCGCGAGGACGCCGTGGTGACGCTGTACGGGGAACTGGCCGGCGGACGTTATCCGCATCCTGATGTCCCCGAGGCCGAGGGCACACAGCCGGTGCAGACCGGGGTCTGGTACGCGCCGGGCTTGTTCTGGCTGGTGTTCGACGCGCAGGTGACGCTCGGCGAGCGGCGGCGGTGGGTCGCGGAGCGGGACGTGCGCGCGGCGGCCGCGGACGCGGGGCTGCTGAGCGTGCCGGTGCTGGCGCGCGGGGCACTGAAGCATTTGCAGGATCTGCCGGCGGCGTTCGCGAGCCGGGTGCCGGCGCTATTCGGGTTGCCGGAGCTGGAGGACAACCTGGCCGAGGGCTATGTACTGAAGCCGGCGGTCGCGTGGGAGGAAGGCGATGCGCGGCCGTTGATGAAGGTGAAGCAGAAGGCTTTCGCCGAGGACGAGCGGTTCGCCGGTGCCCGACCTTATATAGCGCCGCCGGAAGGTGCGGCGGGGGTGCCGGCGTGGCTGGTGGTCCAGGCGACGGCGTTGCTGACGCCGACGCGCGCCGCAGCCGCGGTGAGCAAGCTCGGACCGGGGACTGCGGCGGAGCTGGTGGCCGCGGAGATCGCGAAGGACGCCGCGGAGGAGATCTCGGAGGAGCTCGGCGGGCTGGATCCGGTGCAGATGGAAGGGCTCGCCGACGCGCTGATGGCGGGAGCGCGGACGCTGGCGGACTTCGACGCGGCGGATCGGGCGCGCGCCGCGAGACGGTGATGACGGCAGCTGGCCGGCGATCGGCGGCTGCTCGCGGCGGCTGGCGGCTGGCGACCGACACCCACCTACTCCCCCGCCGCCTCCGCAGCCGCCCGGCTCACCGCCCAGATGTCCGCGACCGGCCCCAGGTGCGCGAGCTTGTCCGGGTTCACCACCGCCTGGATGGCCTGGATCCGCCCCTCCGCCACATCGAGCGTCAGCACGCTGAGGACCTTCCCGTCCGGCGCCCGGAAGATGGCGCCGGGCTGCCCGTTGAGCACGTGCGGCTCCAGGTGCACCCCGATCTGGTCGAACCGCGCCGCCACCAGGGTGACCAGCCCCATCACCGCCTCCGCGCCGTACGCCTCCTGCGCGACCAGCGGGGCCTTGCCGCCGCTGTCGCCGACCAGGCTCACGTCGGCGGCCAGCAGTTCGCGCAGGCCTGCGACGTCGCCTTCGCGGAAGGCGTCGAAGAAGCGCTCGGCGAGTTCCTCGCGTTCGCGGCGGTCGGCCTCGAAGCGCGGGCGGCCGTCGTTCATGTGCCGCCGGGCCCGGACCGCGAGTTGGCGGCAGGCCGCCTCCGAGCGGCCGACCGCCGAGGCCACCTCGGGGAAGCCGAAGCCGAAGACCTCGCGCAGCACGAACACCGCGCGCTCCAGCGGGGACAGCCGTTCCAGCAGGAGCAGCGCGGCCATCGACAGCGAGTCCGCCAGTTCGGCCGCGCGCTCGGGGTCCTCGTACGGGTCGGACAGCAGGGGCTCGGGCATCCACGGCCCGACGTACTCCTCGCGCCGGACCCGGGCCGAGCGCAGCACGTCGATCGAGATCCGGGTGACCACCGCCGACAGGAAGGCCTTCACCGAGGCCGGCTGGGTGGCCGTCCCCTGCCAGCGCAGCCACGTGTCCTGCACCGCGTCCTCGGCCTCGGTCACGCTGCCCAGGATCCGGTAGGCGATCGAGAACAACAGCGGACGCAGGTCCTCGAACTCCTCGTCGCGCGTCACAGCCGCCCCTTCCCGTCGTGATCATCCTGTCATCACCCGAGACGAGACAGGCTTCCCGGCTGTGACATCGCCTCGATGACGACCTTCCCGAAGCTCTCCTCGTCGCGGTAGGAGCGGTACGCCTCGACCGCGTCGCCGAAGCCGAAAACCCGGTCCACGACCGGCCGGATCCGGTGCGCCGCGACGGCGCGGCACAGCGCCTCCAGTTCCGAGCGGTTGCCGACGAACTCGCGGCGGATGGTGGCCAGGGACCCGGAGAGGTCGTCCTCGGTGATGGTCAGGACCTCCGGCCGCGGGGACACGACCCACAGCAGGCAGATCTGCGCGTAGGTCGCCGCGGCGCGCAGCGACTGGCCGAAGGTGGCCGGGCCCTGTGTCTCGACGACCAGGTCCGCGCCGACGCCGCCGGTCAGCGCGCGCACTTCCTTGAACCACTCCGGCGACGCGGCATAGTCCACCACCTCGTCCACCCCGAGCTCGCGCAACCGCTCGGCCTTCGCCGCGCTGGACGTGGTGGCGATGACCCGGCAGCCCATCGCCTTGGCCAGCTGCGCCGCGAACAGGGAGACGTCGCCGGTCCCGAGCACCAGCACGGTCTGCCCGGCGACCAGCGTCCCCGGCCGGGTGAGCGCGTTCCACGCCGTCACCCCGGCGCACGGCAGCGCCGCCACTTCGGCCCAGCTCAGGTGGTCGGGGACGAGCACGGCCGCGTTCTCGTCGATGAGCGCGTACTCGGACAGCCAGCCGTCGACGGTACAGCCGAGCTGGTCGATGACCTCCGGGCGCAGCGGACCGCTGATCCAGCGCGGCCAGTACGAGGCGGTGATCCGGTCGCCAGCCGCGAACCGGCTCACGGCGCCCCCGACCGCGACGACCTCGCCGGCCCCGTCGCTGAGCGGGACGACGCCGGTGCGCGCCGGGAGCGGATACCGGCCGGCCGTGATGAGCAGGTCACGGCGGTTGATCGACGCTGCCCGGGTCTTGACCAGGAGCTGGGTCGGGCCGGGGGTCGGCACGTCTTCGGTGCCGAGCGTGATGTCGTCCGGAGAGCCGGGTCCCGACAGGCGATAGGTGCGCATGGATCCAGCGTGCGGCGGTCCGTGCGGTGATCCAATTCCCTGGAGGGAATGGACCGGCGGCGTCCCGATGCCGAAGACTTCCGGTGTGAGCACCGCTACCACCAAAGCCTCACCCGCGTTCGGCAGCGAGCTGCGACGCTGGCGCACGCTGCGCCGCGTGAGCCAGCTGGAGCTGGCCAACCGCGCCGGAACCACGCAGCGCCACCTGAGCTTCATGGAGCAGGGGCGCTCGCATCCGGGGCGGGCGATAGTGCTGCGGCTGGCCGAGTCGCTGCGGCTCACGCTGCGGGAACGCAATGCCCTGCTGCTCACGGCCGGCTACGCCCCGGCGTACGAGGAGACCCACTACGACGCGCCGGCGTTCGCCCCGGTGCGGGAGGCGATGGAGCGGGTGATCGAGGGGCACCTGCCGTATCCGGCGCTGGTGCTGCGGCGGCCGGGCCGGGTGGTCGCGGCCAACCGGGCGTTCTCCGTGTTCTTGGAAGGCTGCGCCCCGCATCTGCTCGAGCCGCCGATCGACCTGCTGCGCGTCATGCTGCATCCCGAGGGGATCGCGCCGCGGATCGACAACCTCGCGCAGTGGGGCCGGCACGTGATCGACAACCTGCGGCTGCTGGCCGTGCAGAGCCCTGACCGGAGGCTGGACGCGCTGGTGCAGGAGCTGGCCGGCTATGTCCCGGAAGCCCCGGCGGACCAGGCGGACCAGACGTATCTCGGGTTCGCGGTGCCGATGCGGCTGCGCTTGCCCGAGGGCGAGCTGCGGCTGATGACGGCGCTGACCTCGTTCGCGACGGCCGTGGACGTCACGGTGGCGGAGTCGGTGCTCGAATCGTTCCTGCCGGCCGACGCCGAGAGCGCCGAGATCCTGGCGGCCCGGGACCGGCTGGCCGCCGAGCGGGACGAGCCGCGGCTCCTCGCCGGACTCTGACACCGGATCGGACCGCCGCGGATCCCCGTCCGGCCGCTCGGACACCATTCGGGTCACCACGCGTGCCGTCGCCCCCGGCCCCGCCCACGATGGCAGAGGCGACCGCCGACCCGCCGCGGGCAGGCGAGAATGCGAGCGACGATGCAAGGCTTC harbors:
- a CDS encoding putative T7SS-secreted protein, with product MAPRNSNDWRVFGLSGDPVPGDPSSVQNVAQMLTARETAAYEVSVGVNGLATDQEVNAWLGSSGDAFRKTLEPVPGLLRQMVDAYNEAAAAVSKYGSDLATAQHFADSAYQRRVATINDWKSKNPGKPLPPDGTPPLDVDLGQWNSEQAAITEGAIPGRDQAASTCLKALQDAESKLRRVQSALGDPKFANFNNTYVANGGDLSEFTRSYAPVNVFGDVLEKAEVTDLNNILNGGKTDASPDVVRAELTDLTSEYQSDSAFWHQFGPSLGTVVDWIHNNKGPESTDASDQILINTLGQHTAAAASNGSLSSLDVTGLGTAGMIGLAKLLGTTKGSDYQNQSGQDFLAFTTQAYIDGESNVDAWDKQNYDGAMNTMLGVTGQNDGAARTLFAGSDGQHLVTELLTGEANVTRSQYAGRAGSTTVTAGGYEGVDPNNIAKLLDAARAPVDGSGVRGDDQADTDRISAANNIIQAAAAFDHYNPQTNSLSQVTGWSLPPAVTNSLEGYAKSYSFDLAMSTTDQNNGAGLTTVDGQPNGQPMFLVTAAQAHDFLDLSLKDPHAAGDYLGFAKAQFQNSVKLDMMSNGTVDHTTGYANLVATSQQIIDEQHMSAAQAQDAAAAQRAAVVNALLGAAGNAPGEGAVVGVGQTLDGLVTPFVDQLPGLQSGHAADMAVANHQADLLIGGQADISVVQAAVDSGKLTVGTGTDQIPPGILDGSGHVQDDPQFRAWFGSSGQNLIVAPTNDPHLKSLSLEDYVNRMKGAMAGHS
- a CDS encoding VWA-like domain-containing protein: MTAPTIPTPAVMAGPSRLAARPVAVASRPIQPQPQPHQPHQEPDKPDRTQAAEALDAPKLLAARRLAVTACPYLAVALHAIAVVPTYAVPTMGVDRHWRCYVNPAFVVAHSVRDLAGVWLHEVSHLVRDHHTRARRLTEASARHEAAGRPGSAALDPANPRREQVRLNIAMDLEINDDLLKSLTGPPGAEDSGPRLPDGALTPESLRVPERDLFEEYVHDVTPSMVADHWTDCGSGAHDGPAFWEDDAAGAHPLGDYEAAAIRISVRDAIAAGRGTAPAGWQRWAERYDRAPQDWRTLLGAAFRASLGAAAGAGDYTYRRPGRRTASLGGRLVLPSLRRPLPQVAVVIDTSRSVSDVNLGSALTEVAAITRAVGVTGRNVAVYTCDAAVATAQHVCRAEELTLIGGGGTDLRKGIRAAMARTPRPDVTVVLTDGGTPWPKEEPGCRVVAGLFASSRSLTYFDSDNNFVDCRPPQWIETVHLE
- a CDS encoding sigma 54-interacting transcriptional regulator, whose translation is MTMTLTAEIQTAEIELAAAAASLAERTNFAAAPPAEPAAASFADSASLGAALPAGPAAASPAESTSPAAAPSAEPAAEPPALTQLQAADHLIALTRATATEARPDPAVQALALAVAANLPVLLWGQPGIGKSSTLVQLGRGLGLPLETVIASVHDPSDFAGLPIIGADPASQGVAMAPPDWAVRLHRAGSGLLFLDEISSAPPAVQAALLRVVLERHVGSLELPGAVRIVAAANPAGSAADGWQLAPPLANRFVHLAWLHDPDVVVRGLGGVWPEVPLPQLDPAKLERSVARARTAVCAFLTVRPDYTHRMPATAAARAGAWPSPRTWEMVMRLLAFGYAADAAPEAVALAVRGAVGDGAGLELLAFLERQDLPDPEAVLADPAGAELPERGDLVHATLAAVVDAVGRDTTRTRWEAGWTLVARLCATVPVDLLAAPAMQLAALRDPVWELPAQLDGLGALDALLGWGE
- a CDS encoding protease pro-enzyme activation domain-containing protein, whose amino-acid sequence is MTNAVPRHRRRIATATTMTAVAAFVTAGVAMAAPSNADSGSATLAGSTPAYATASADLGQTATAAQLSVRVFLSGQDSAGLAAFARAVSDPSSPQYHQYLSAAQVQSRFGASQKQIDAVTAWLNTSGLKVTGTNSHWIDVTGSVADAQKAFGTQLHNFKTPQGTLRAPQSDAKIPDALAGVISGVTGLSQDTVHAVTNHSTDPQTTTKKGPVANNDPSCSDYYGQKKAPSSAPAVPAGYTTPATLAQCSVVPSELRQAYGVSNTGLTGKGATIAIVNWYGSPTMEADANQYSVNHGDKPFAPGQYSEVNDPSQYTNQQLCGYGDFGEESLDVDMAHGLAPDAKIITVAANSCFDSDLLAAEANIVDKHLADVVSNSWGEIQYSTGGNIDPALEASYNQIFMDGAAEGIAFDFSSGDCMNDDAYSISKGLNCDPTSARAQVEWPTSSPWVTSVGGTALALNKQGNIAFQTPMGDTRSGRTAPGSTSWTPAGETFGGGGGVSETEAQPWYQSWTVPNKLSTTLMSGAKAAHPMRTTPDIALNGDLYFSSTLVGMSTNGVYGESGYGGTSVSAPSWAGILADAQQAQWGIPVGFANPAIYARSFLTSDVVQNPAQIAGSPTHSVVFQYPASSPAAGQYRLIQYGLDEGLPAARGYDEATGVGSPNALFLRSFGFGH